In the genome of Christensenella timonensis, one region contains:
- a CDS encoding bacterial Ig-like domain-containing protein, whose translation MKNSWMAHKKVKNLITIIVAVAVMIGMVIPTVAMEDTKTAAEPLAMEEALADAAEGGEANTEDIKQEPALDQEEITEPENTDENEPVPEETEDLDGQEEEIQDKAVTAEEEIKNLLAPGLTLVTPQDGGLIVPFDIIDLDETMIYPGVRAVWYDKNGTVASAPAGASITVVLMDKGPQDSYADWTPSQNRLGTSKNTEVLNAGNDFDGWFDNIIKMRSKKIVVSGVPSGYTVTYDDNSTSNEYPAGYDPEFFYINLTKNDTVEAALSKIEVTTPPSRTMYTEGASFDKAGMVVTATYSDGTTAPVTGYTYSPTGALATSDSIITVSYMEGGVTKTATTPITVFEAPSPELDSIEVTKNPDKTIYTAGETFDPTGLEVTAHYTNDGSDKVLTGGEYTLSTPDMSTEGTKNVTVTYEEGGIQRVATFQITVNPVPVVLDSIAVTTPPTKTVYTEGESFDKAGMVVTATYSDGTTAPVTGYNYSPSGALATSNSMITISYEEDGVTKTATTPITVNAVPVVLDSIAVTTPPTKTVYTEGESFDKAGMVVTATYSDGTTAPVTGYTYSPTGALATTNTTITISYEEDGITKTATTPITVNAVPVVLDSIAVTTPPTKTVYTEGESFDKAGMVVTATYSDGTTTPVTGYTYSPTGALATTNTTITISYEEDGITKTATTPITVNAVPVVLDSIAVTTPPAKTVYTEGESFDDTGMVVTATYSDGTTAPVTGYNYSPSGALTVGDTSITVSYMEGGIIKVTTTPITVNAVPVVLDSIAVTTPPTKTVYTEGESFDNTGMVVTATYSDGTTAPVTGYTYSPSGALATSDSIITVSYMEGGVTKTATTPITVNAVPVVLDSIAVTTPPTKTVYTEGESFDNTGMVVTATYSDGTTAPVTGYTYSPSGALATSDSIITVSYMEGGVTKTATTPITVNAVPVVLDSIAVTTPPVKTVYTEGESFDKAGMVVTATYSDGTTKPVTGYTYSPTGALAIGDTAITVGYMEGGIIKIAVTSITVNPMPIMLDSIEMTTPPAKTEYAVGEDFDPSGMEVTAHYTNGGADMILDRSEYTIDPVDMATPGTKTVVIRHVDHDIEKTHSFAVTVTEALQPSPEPTGPSETVDPGSTTTTDPEPEATVSQSAAADTQATDGSSDTDEAMPKTGVEDSRLLMSAILTMAGLAAFILLVQAAKQKKEEDGKY comes from the coding sequence ATGAAAAACAGTTGGATGGCTCATAAAAAAGTAAAGAACCTGATAACGATCATCGTTGCGGTTGCAGTGATGATCGGCATGGTGATTCCAACGGTAGCAATGGAAGATACAAAAACAGCGGCAGAACCTTTGGCTATGGAAGAAGCCTTGGCAGATGCCGCGGAAGGCGGCGAAGCGAATACGGAAGATATAAAGCAGGAACCGGCCCTTGACCAGGAAGAAATAACCGAGCCGGAGAATACGGATGAAAACGAGCCTGTGCCTGAAGAAACAGAGGATTTGGACGGACAGGAAGAAGAAATACAGGATAAGGCCGTGACAGCGGAAGAAGAGATTAAAAACCTCCTGGCGCCGGGATTAACCTTAGTCACACCGCAAGATGGGGGGCTCATTGTACCATTCGATATTATCGATCTGGACGAAACGATGATCTATCCCGGTGTCAGGGCGGTTTGGTATGACAAAAACGGGACTGTGGCCAGCGCGCCTGCGGGGGCGTCTATTACGGTCGTGCTGATGGATAAAGGGCCGCAGGATTCATACGCGGACTGGACGCCCTCGCAAAACAGGCTGGGAACTTCAAAAAATACGGAAGTGCTGAACGCCGGCAATGATTTTGACGGGTGGTTTGACAATATCATCAAGATGAGGTCCAAGAAGATCGTCGTGAGCGGAGTACCGAGCGGATATACGGTGACGTATGACGACAATAGTACGTCCAACGAATATCCGGCCGGATATGACCCGGAATTTTTTTACATCAACCTGACGAAGAATGATACGGTGGAAGCGGCGTTATCGAAGATCGAGGTAACGACTCCGCCGTCGCGGACAATGTATACGGAAGGCGCGAGCTTTGACAAAGCAGGCATGGTGGTAACGGCAACGTATTCGGACGGCACAACAGCGCCGGTCACGGGGTACACCTACAGCCCGACGGGGGCGTTGGCGACGTCTGACAGCATAATTACAGTAAGTTATATGGAAGGCGGCGTGACGAAGACGGCGACGACGCCCATTACAGTTTTTGAGGCGCCCAGCCCGGAACTCGACAGTATTGAGGTCACGAAAAATCCGGACAAAACGATCTATACGGCGGGGGAAACGTTCGATCCGACAGGGCTTGAGGTGACCGCGCATTATACGAACGACGGTTCGGACAAGGTTTTGACAGGGGGAGAATATACGCTTTCCACTCCTGATATGAGCACGGAAGGGACGAAAAACGTTACTGTAACATATGAGGAAGGCGGCATCCAAAGGGTGGCCACATTCCAGATCACGGTAAACCCTGTGCCGGTGGTTCTGGACAGTATCGCGGTGACGACGCCTCCGACGAAAACGGTGTATACGGAGGGCGAGAGCTTTGACAAAGCAGGCATGGTGGTAACGGCGACATACTCGGACGGTACGACAGCGCCGGTGACGGGGTACAACTACAGCCCGAGCGGGGCATTGGCAACTTCCAATAGTATGATCACGATCAGCTATGAGGAAGACGGCGTGACGAAGACGGCGACGACGCCCATTACGGTGAACGCAGTGCCGGTGGTACTGGACAGTATCGCGGTGACGACGCCTCCGACGAAAACGGTGTATACGGAGGGCGAGAGCTTTGACAAAGCAGGCATGGTGGTAACGGCGACATACTCGGACGGTACGACAGCGCCGGTGACGGGGTACACCTACAGCCCGACTGGCGCACTGGCAACTACGAATACGACGATCACGATCAGCTATGAGGAAGACGGGATCACCAAGACGGCGACGACGCCCATTACGGTGAACGCAGTGCCGGTGGTACTGGACAGTATCGCGGTGACGACGCCTCCGACGAAAACGGTGTATACGGAGGGCGAGAGCTTTGACAAAGCAGGCATGGTGGTAACGGCGACGTACTCGGACGGCACAACAACGCCGGTGACGGGGTACACCTACAGCCCGACTGGCGCACTGGCAACTACGAATACGACGATCACGATCAGCTATGAGGAAGACGGGATCACCAAGACAGCGACGACGCCCATTACAGTGAACGCAGTGCCGGTGGTTCTGGACAGTATCGCGGTGACGACGCCTCCGGCGAAAACGGTGTATACGGAGGGCGAGAGCTTTGACGATACGGGCATGGTGGTAACGGCGACATACTCGGACGGTACGACAGCGCCGGTGACGGGGTACAACTACAGCCCGAGCGGGGCACTGACAGTTGGAGATACATCCATAACAGTGAGTTACATGGAAGGTGGTATTATTAAGGTTACAACGACGCCCATCACAGTGAACGCAGTGCCGGTGGTATTGGACAGCATCGCGGTGACGACGCCACCGACGAAAACGGTGTATACGGAGGGCGAGAGCTTTGACAATACGGGCATGGTGGTAACGGCGACATACTCGGATGGGACGACAGCACCGGTCACGGGGTACACCTATAGCCCGAGCGGGGCATTGGCAACGTCTGACAGCATAATTACAGTAAGTTATATGGAAGGCGGCGTGACGAAGACGGCAACGACGCCCATCACAGTGAACGCAGTGCCGGTGGTATTGGACAGCATCGCGGTGACGACGCCACCGACGAAAACGGTGTATACGGAGGGCGAGAGCTTTGACAATACGGGCATGGTGGTAACGGCGACATACTCGGATGGGACGACAGCACCGGTCACGGGGTACACCTATAGCCCGAGCGGGGCATTGGCAACGTCTGACAGCATAATTACAGTAAGTTATATGGAAGGCGGCGTGACGAAGACGGCAACGACGCCCATTACGGTGAACGCAGTGCCGGTGGTATTGGACAGCATCGCCGTGACGACCCCTCCGGTGAAAACGGTGTATACGGAGGGCGAGAGCTTTGACAAAGCCGGCATGGTGGTGACGGCGACGTACTCGGATGGGACGACAAAGCCGGTGACGGGCTACACCTACAGTCCGACTGGGGCGTTGGCAATCGGGGATACAGCGATAACGGTGGGTTATATGGAAGGCGGTATTATTAAAATCGCAGTCACATCCATTACCGTAAATCCGATGCCTATCATGCTCGATAGCATCGAAATGACGACACCGCCGGCCAAAACAGAGTATGCAGTGGGCGAGGACTTCGATCCGAGCGGCATGGAAGTGACCGCGCATTATACGAATGGCGGAGCGGACATGATATTGGATAGAAGCGAATATACGATCGACCCTGTTGACATGGCTACACCGGGAACCAAGACGGTCGTTATCAGGCATGTGGATCATGATATCGAAAAGACACATAGCTTTGCGGTGACAGTAACGGAGGCATTGCAGCCTTCTCCGGAACCGACAGGGCCCAGCGAGACGGTTGATCCAGGATCGACTACGACAACCGACCCTGAACCGGAAGCGACTGTATCGCAATCGGCAGCGGCAGATACGCAGGCAACAGACGGCAGCAGTGATACGGACGAAGCAATGCCCAAGACAGGAGTAGAAGATTCGCGGCTGCTGATGAGCGCCATATTGACCATGGCAGGGCTGGCCGCATTCATCCTGCTGGTACAAGCGGCAAAACAAAAGAAAGAAGAAGATGGGAAATATTAA
- the srtB gene encoding class B sortase, which produces MARQRYGKKSKRGVWIWIGIVVCVCVMLYAGSQIYMETKEDNLGDSTYSALKEKVFLSTTSETAAEGPKVWEPDISTLKEISGNAVAWICSEGTPIDYPVVQGADNTFYLTHLHDGTSNRVGAIFLDYRNAPDFSDQNSIVYGHHMKSGKMFAELEKYKEQSYYDGHRSLTLYTQDAAYRIELIAGYVVDGSINDLELNFGNGEEFCSFVEKIKRKSTFQSDTAVAGTDRIVTMVTCTYDFTNARYALIGKLVTL; this is translated from the coding sequence ATGGCAAGGCAAAGATACGGTAAAAAGTCGAAAAGGGGGGTATGGATATGGATCGGGATCGTGGTATGCGTTTGCGTGATGCTGTATGCCGGATCCCAGATCTATATGGAAACAAAAGAGGACAATCTGGGGGACAGCACCTATTCGGCGCTGAAAGAAAAAGTTTTCTTGAGCACGACAAGTGAAACGGCGGCGGAAGGCCCTAAGGTGTGGGAACCGGATATTTCGACGCTTAAGGAAATCAGCGGCAATGCGGTTGCGTGGATCTGCTCGGAAGGCACGCCTATCGACTATCCTGTTGTGCAGGGGGCGGATAATACTTTCTACCTGACCCACCTGCATGACGGAACAAGCAATAGGGTGGGCGCTATTTTCCTGGATTACCGCAATGCGCCTGACTTTTCAGACCAGAACTCAATTGTGTATGGGCATCACATGAAAAGCGGAAAAATGTTTGCGGAACTGGAAAAATACAAGGAGCAGTCATATTATGACGGACATCGGTCGCTTACGCTTTATACGCAGGATGCCGCGTACCGGATCGAATTGATTGCAGGATATGTCGTGGATGGATCGATCAACGATCTGGAACTGAATTTTGGAAACGGGGAGGAATTTTGCTCCTTCGTAGAGAAGATAAAAAGGAAATCCACATTCCAATCAGACACGGCAGTTGCTGGGACGGATCGGATCGTTACGATGGTAACGTGTACCTATGACTTTACCAACGCAAGATATGCGTTGATCGGGAAATTGGTAACGCTGTAA